One segment of Pleomorphomonas sp. PLEO DNA contains the following:
- a CDS encoding S9 family peptidase codes for MTEMKPPCAEKRPVVTTIHGVDLIDDYAWLRADNWQDVLRDPDLLDPAIRAHLEAENAFCDAFMADTVGLQEALVAEMRGRILEDDSSVPLPDGPYAYASRYLTGAQHPRLVRTLRDGGPEELLLDADQLARGKPYFSLGGASHSPDHKLLAYSVDDTGSEFHVIRVRDLDADADLPDEIPNTSGGVAWAADSRSFFYTFINDNHRTEKVLRHVIGTPASEDIIVYVEEDPGFFCGVDKTQSGRFIVIDSHDHQTAEVRLIDAAAPDSPPRLVTARETEVEYSIEDDGDDRVYILTNADGAEDFKIVNAPLKSPGRDNWIDVVAHEPGRLILSMSVFQGRMVRLERVGGLPRIVIRELSSGHEHSITFPEEAYSLGLSGSYEFDTSVVRFTYSSPTTPAQVYDYDMETGERFLRKTQEVPSGHESSDYVTRRVMAPTADGESVPVTLLYRADTPLDGSAPCLLYGYGAYGIAIPASFSTRILSLVDRGFVYAIAHIRGGNEKGHRWYLAGKRQNKPNTFKDFIAAARYLCEQGFTSEGHIVAHGGSAGGMLMGAVANWAPSLWGGVMAAVPFVDVLNTMLDATLPLTPPEWPEWGNPLESIDDFQLIASYSPYENVMTQDYPPMFVLAGLADPRVTYWEPAKWLARLRALKTDDNAQVMHVNMDAGHGGASGRFDELKETALEYAFALKVMGRAN; via the coding sequence ATGACCGAGATGAAGCCCCCTTGCGCCGAGAAGCGGCCTGTTGTGACGACCATCCACGGCGTCGATCTCATCGATGACTATGCCTGGCTTCGCGCCGACAACTGGCAGGATGTTCTGCGCGACCCGGATCTGCTCGACCCGGCCATCCGCGCTCATCTCGAGGCAGAGAACGCCTTCTGCGACGCCTTCATGGCCGACACCGTGGGCCTGCAGGAGGCTCTGGTGGCAGAGATGCGCGGCCGCATCCTCGAGGACGACTCGTCGGTACCGCTGCCGGACGGGCCCTACGCCTACGCCAGCCGCTATCTCACCGGTGCCCAGCATCCCCGCCTCGTCCGCACGCTACGCGACGGAGGCCCGGAGGAATTGCTGCTCGACGCCGACCAGCTCGCTCGCGGCAAGCCCTATTTCAGCCTGGGAGGAGCAAGCCACAGCCCCGACCACAAGCTGCTTGCCTATAGCGTCGATGACACCGGCTCGGAATTTCATGTGATCCGCGTCCGCGATCTCGACGCCGATGCCGACCTCCCCGACGAGATTCCCAACACCTCCGGTGGTGTCGCCTGGGCGGCCGACTCTCGCTCCTTTTTCTATACTTTCATCAACGACAACCACCGTACCGAGAAGGTCCTGCGCCATGTGATCGGTACGCCGGCCTCAGAAGACATCATCGTCTACGTCGAGGAAGATCCCGGCTTTTTCTGCGGTGTCGACAAAACCCAGTCTGGCCGTTTCATCGTCATCGATTCCCATGACCATCAGACGGCCGAGGTGCGCCTTATCGATGCCGCCGCGCCGGACAGCCCGCCGCGCCTGGTGACGGCACGGGAGACCGAGGTCGAGTATTCGATCGAGGATGATGGCGACGATCGCGTTTATATTCTGACGAATGCCGACGGCGCCGAGGACTTCAAGATCGTCAATGCGCCGCTTAAAAGCCCGGGCCGCGACAACTGGATCGACGTCGTCGCCCACGAGCCGGGTCGACTTATCTTGTCGATGTCCGTCTTTCAGGGGCGGATGGTGCGGCTTGAGCGGGTGGGCGGCCTGCCGCGCATCGTCATCCGCGAGCTATCGAGTGGTCACGAGCATTCCATCACTTTCCCCGAGGAGGCCTATTCGCTCGGGCTATCTGGGTCCTACGAGTTCGACACCAGCGTCGTCCGCTTCACCTACTCCTCACCGACCACGCCGGCGCAGGTCTACGACTACGACATGGAGACCGGCGAGCGCTTTCTGAGGAAGACGCAGGAAGTGCCCTCCGGTCACGAGTCTTCCGACTACGTGACGCGCCGCGTCATGGCGCCTACGGCCGATGGCGAGAGCGTACCGGTTACCCTGCTCTACCGCGCCGATACGCCGCTCGACGGCTCAGCGCCTTGCCTTCTCTACGGCTATGGTGCCTACGGTATCGCTATTCCCGCGTCGTTTTCGACGCGTATCCTGTCACTGGTGGACCGCGGGTTCGTCTATGCCATCGCCCATATTCGCGGCGGCAACGAAAAAGGACACCGTTGGTACCTCGCCGGTAAGCGTCAAAACAAGCCCAACACCTTCAAGGACTTCATCGCAGCGGCCCGTTATCTTTGCGAGCAGGGCTTCACCTCGGAGGGCCACATCGTCGCCCACGGTGGCTCGGCTGGCGGCATGCTGATGGGGGCGGTCGCCAACTGGGCGCCTTCGCTCTGGGGTGGGGTGATGGCCGCGGTTCCCTTCGTTGACGTGCTCAACACCATGCTCGACGCGACGCTACCGCTTACCCCGCCGGAATGGCCCGAGTGGGGCAATCCGCTCGAAAGCATCGACGACTTCCAGCTCATCGCATCCTACAGTCCTTATGAAAACGTCATGACACAGGACTATCCTCCGATGTTCGTGCTGGCGGGGCTCGCCGACCCGCGCGTTACCTATTGGGAGCCGGCAAAATGGTTGGCCCGTCTCAGGGCGCTCAAAACCGACGACAATGCGCAGGTGATGCATGTCAACATGGACGCCGGCCACGGCGGCGCATCCGGCCGCTTCGACGAATTGAAGGAAACGGCTCTCGAATATGCCTTCGCATTAAAGGTGATGGGCAGAGCTAACTAA
- a CDS encoding superoxide dismutase, which produces MAFELNDLPYAYDALGPYMSRETLEYHHDKHHLAYVNNGNNLIKGTEWEGKSVEEVVKGSFGKNPAVFNNVAQHYNHFYFWQWMKPNGGGAIPGELLKKINEDLGGLDKFRADFIQAGMTQFGAGWAWLSLKDGKLAISKTPNGENPLVAGATPLLGVDVWEHSYYIDYRNLRQKYLEAFFDNLVNWEFVAELYAKAS; this is translated from the coding sequence ATGGCTTTCGAGCTGAACGACCTTCCCTACGCCTATGATGCGCTTGGCCCCTACATGTCGCGCGAGACGCTTGAGTATCACCACGACAAGCATCACCTCGCCTACGTGAACAATGGCAACAACCTGATCAAGGGCACCGAGTGGGAAGGCAAGAGCGTCGAAGAGGTCGTGAAGGGCTCCTTCGGCAAGAATCCCGCCGTCTTCAATAACGTCGCCCAGCATTACAACCACTTCTATTTCTGGCAGTGGATGAAGCCGAACGGCGGCGGTGCCATTCCTGGCGAGCTCCTCAAGAAGATCAATGAGGACCTCGGTGGTCTCGACAAGTTCCGCGCGGACTTCATTCAGGCGGGCATGACGCAGTTCGGCGCCGGCTGGGCCTGGCTGTCGCTCAAGGATGGCAAGCTTGCTATTTCCAAGACGCCGAATGGCGAGAACCCGCTGGTCGCTGGCGCAACGCCGCTGCTCGGCGTCGACGTGTGGGAGCATTCCTACTACATCGACTATCGCAACCTGCGTCAGAAGTATCTCGAAGCCTTCTTCGATAACCTGGTCAACTGGGAGTTCGTCGCCGAACTCTACGCCAAGGCTAGCTGA
- a CDS encoding response regulator, with amino-acid sequence MPKLTEFIARTIIIVDDSPRFRRFVAGMLNEFGFRNVHEFSSTDQAFEFLTNRHVDLVMSDLGMEPMDGFAFADRIRHGGAIINRMVPILLMTGHASRQNVQKAVMAGIDEIAVKPMSSNYLAERLLTVFGRPRVYVKTGSGYFGPDRRRRNDPTYRGPERRSGQSAEIVSEERLLALREAASLRSRGLLPDAPLGMPPPPEDLGFLITHIGFRHNANEAVYGDLVGERAAPVIPVVVKRSRRPRAPAAQPSRDR; translated from the coding sequence ATGCCTAAACTGACGGAATTCATCGCTCGGACGATCATCATCGTCGACGACAGCCCCCGTTTTCGCCGTTTTGTGGCGGGCATGCTCAACGAATTCGGCTTTCGCAATGTCCACGAATTCTCCAGTACCGATCAAGCCTTCGAATTCCTGACCAACCGGCACGTCGACTTGGTCATGTCTGACCTCGGTATGGAGCCAATGGATGGTTTTGCTTTCGCAGACCGCATCCGTCATGGCGGCGCCATCATCAACCGCATGGTGCCAATCCTGCTGATGACCGGTCATGCCAGCCGGCAGAACGTACAAAAGGCGGTGATGGCCGGGATCGACGAGATCGCGGTCAAGCCGATGTCGTCCAACTATCTTGCCGAGCGCTTGCTGACGGTCTTCGGGCGCCCTCGCGTCTATGTAAAGACCGGATCGGGCTATTTCGGTCCCGATCGCCGGCGGCGCAATGATCCCACCTATCGAGGCCCGGAGCGCCGGTCGGGGCAGTCCGCGGAAATCGTTTCGGAAGAGCGGCTGCTGGCGCTGCGTGAGGCTGCCTCGCTGCGGAGCCGAGGCCTCTTGCCGGATGCACCTCTCGGCATGCCGCCGCCGCCCGAAGATCTCGGCTTCTTGATTACCCATATCGGCTTCCGCCACAATGCTAATGAGGCCGTTTATGGAGACTTGGTGGGCGAACGCGCGGCGCCCGTCATTCCGGTTGTCGTCAAGCGCTCACGGCGGCCGCGTGCACCAGCGGCACAGCCATCACGTGACCGTTGA
- a CDS encoding branched-chain amino acid aminotransferase produces the protein MVAWSQTWTWLDGKWHEGNVQIMGVRTHSSWLGSSVFDGARYFEGVAPDLDLHCQRVNRSAIAMGLDALRPAEEIEALAREGFARFSGDAALYIRPMYWAEDGGFMGVPPEAESTRFCLSLYEAPIPSIDEGYAVTTTRYRRPLPETALVNAKAGCLYPNNGRAMLEAKAKGFDNAVLLDVLGNVCELGTANLFIAKDGVVMTPAATGVFLAGITRSRIIQLLRDDGFDVRECVLKTEDLAAADEIFAAGNYGKVTPILRFETREFQVGPVTRRARELYWAYAHA, from the coding sequence ATCGTGGCGTGGTCTCAAACGTGGACGTGGTTGGACGGAAAATGGCACGAGGGCAACGTGCAGATCATGGGCGTCAGGACGCATTCTTCCTGGCTCGGCTCGTCAGTGTTTGATGGCGCCCGCTATTTCGAAGGTGTTGCGCCCGACCTCGACCTTCATTGCCAGCGCGTCAACCGCAGCGCCATCGCCATGGGCCTTGATGCCCTCCGCCCAGCCGAGGAGATAGAGGCTTTGGCCCGCGAGGGCTTTGCCCGCTTCTCAGGCGACGCGGCGCTCTATATACGGCCGATGTACTGGGCCGAGGATGGCGGTTTCATGGGCGTGCCGCCGGAAGCCGAATCGACCCGCTTCTGTCTCAGCCTTTACGAGGCGCCGATTCCCTCGATCGACGAGGGCTACGCGGTGACCACCACACGCTACCGCCGCCCGTTGCCCGAGACGGCGCTGGTCAACGCCAAGGCCGGATGCCTCTATCCCAACAATGGCCGCGCCATGCTGGAGGCCAAGGCCAAGGGCTTCGACAACGCGGTATTGCTAGACGTGCTGGGCAATGTCTGCGAACTCGGCACGGCAAACCTGTTCATCGCCAAGGACGGTGTCGTGATGACGCCGGCGGCTACCGGCGTATTCCTTGCCGGTATCACGCGCTCCCGCATCATCCAGCTTTTGCGCGACGATGGGTTTGACGTCCGCGAATGCGTGCTGAAAACCGAGGATCTGGCCGCGGCCGACGAGATCTTCGCGGCGGGTAACTATGGAAAAGTTACGCCGATCCTGCGCTTTGAGACACGCGAGTTCCAGGTTGGCCCGGTGACTCGGCGGGCTCGTGAACTCTATTGGGCGTATGCCCACGCCTGA
- a CDS encoding haloacid dehalogenase type II, producing MYHPIFLFDAYGTLFDVHSAVRRHAAELGPDAQRLSELWRTKQLEYSWIRSATGAYKDFWALTKDALDAAFAVYPQVDPDLREKLLEAYRSCDCFPEVPAVLRDLKIAGTRIAILSNGSPLMLNRAIRAAGLGDIIDDVLSVDTIGCYKPDPRVYEMATTHFRVFPSAISFQSSNRWDVAGGSKYGFRTVWINRTGALDEYPDMRPAAELSDLTGLTKL from the coding sequence ATGTACCATCCGATCTTCCTGTTCGATGCCTACGGCACGCTGTTCGACGTCCACTCGGCTGTTCGCCGGCACGCCGCCGAACTTGGCCCGGATGCACAGCGCCTGTCCGAGCTATGGCGCACCAAGCAGCTCGAATACTCCTGGATCCGGTCGGCGACCGGCGCCTACAAGGATTTCTGGGCCTTGACCAAAGACGCGCTCGACGCTGCCTTCGCCGTTTATCCGCAGGTGGATCCGGACCTGCGCGAGAAGCTGCTCGAAGCTTATCGCAGCTGCGACTGCTTTCCCGAGGTGCCGGCGGTGCTGCGCGACCTGAAAATTGCAGGCACCCGCATCGCCATCCTATCGAACGGCAGTCCATTGATGCTCAACAGGGCGATCCGTGCCGCCGGTCTCGGCGACATCATCGACGACGTGCTGTCCGTGGACACGATCGGTTGCTACAAGCCCGACCCGCGCGTTTATGAAATGGCAACGACGCATTTCCGCGTTTTCCCAAGCGCCATCTCCTTCCAGTCGTCCAACCGCTGGGACGTGGCTGGCGGCTCCAAGTACGGCTTCCGTACAGTTTGGATCAACCGCACCGGCGCGCTCGACGAATATCCCGACATGCGGCCGGCGGCCGAACTTTCCGATCTTACCGGTCTGACAAAGCTCTGA
- the malQ gene encoding 4-alpha-glucanotransferase: MTELHALAAAIGLVRIWWDVAGRQQEVSDEALGAIATALGYPAGSAAAIAQSLARIEDERQRPPSLLVADVGRPIQLPSSLARADVIAEDGTSRALPIEGGYLPAIAEPGYYRLSIGAHALTLAVAPSRCHGIDELGERRVWGPSIQIPSLRGLTPQPFGHFGHLDDAVGRFAARGADVVMINPVHALFPGHGIGFSPYSPSSRLFLNGAMGDPALVGLPPLPPGDAGDTLIDWENALPARLAQLRTVFNSLAPEIRSRVVKDSLAGGEALRRHAIFDALDVRFRARGLDGWRTWPTPFHDPDGATVRQFAAENPDEITFHLFVQWLAHESLAAVQSHAKAAGMGIGLLADLAVGVHTGGSDSWSQRDHLLDGLTIGAPPDPLGPLGQNWMLTTFSPRGLAESGYAAWIATLRSALSRAGGLRIDHAFGLSRLWVMPEGRSSADGAYLTYPFHDLTRLAALESHRAKALIVAEDLGTKPGGFAEAIDATGMFGMRVLWFERALDHGFIGPQDYPPDSVAMTGTHDTTTVAGWWAGHDLNWAEDLGRLPLASNREKEDERRAWDRGLLWATFGGSEPRPQPDDPNPVVEAALRHIGRSRSRLAIAPLEDILALEEQPNLPGTITEHPNWRRRMTAPLEDLLATPDVTQCIETLAAARKEPPAG, encoded by the coding sequence ATGACCGAGCTTCACGCGCTCGCCGCGGCAATCGGCCTGGTACGAATCTGGTGGGACGTCGCCGGCCGGCAGCAGGAGGTGAGCGATGAAGCCCTCGGCGCCATCGCCACCGCTCTTGGCTATCCCGCCGGTAGCGCGGCCGCGATCGCCCAAAGTCTTGCGAGGATCGAGGATGAGCGCCAGCGTCCGCCCTCCCTTCTGGTTGCCGACGTCGGTCGGCCGATACAGCTTCCCTCCAGCCTCGCCCGCGCGGATGTCATCGCCGAGGACGGAACAAGCCGCGCATTGCCGATAGAGGGAGGCTATCTGCCAGCGATCGCCGAGCCAGGCTACTACCGCCTTTCCATCGGAGCGCACGCGTTGACGCTCGCTGTCGCTCCGTCCCGTTGCCACGGTATCGACGAGCTCGGAGAACGCCGCGTCTGGGGGCCTTCGATCCAGATTCCCTCACTTCGTGGCTTGACGCCACAGCCGTTCGGCCATTTCGGCCATCTCGACGACGCGGTGGGGCGCTTTGCCGCCCGTGGCGCCGATGTCGTGATGATCAATCCTGTCCATGCCCTGTTCCCCGGCCATGGCATTGGCTTCAGCCCCTACTCGCCCTCAAGCCGATTATTCCTGAACGGCGCCATGGGTGACCCGGCGCTGGTCGGCTTGCCACCCTTGCCGCCGGGCGACGCCGGCGACACCTTGATTGACTGGGAGAACGCCCTACCGGCGCGCCTCGCTCAGCTCCGGACGGTTTTCAACAGCTTGGCGCCCGAGATCAGGTCCCGCGTTGTCAAAGACAGCCTCGCCGGTGGCGAGGCCTTGCGCCGTCATGCCATCTTCGACGCGCTCGATGTGCGATTTCGGGCACGCGGCCTTGATGGCTGGCGGACGTGGCCAACGCCGTTTCATGACCCCGACGGCGCAACGGTACGCCAGTTTGCTGCCGAAAATCCGGACGAGATCACCTTTCATCTGTTCGTCCAGTGGCTAGCCCACGAGAGTCTCGCAGCGGTGCAGAGCCATGCCAAAGCGGCAGGCATGGGCATCGGCCTTCTGGCCGACCTAGCGGTCGGCGTCCACACCGGTGGCAGCGACAGCTGGAGCCAGCGCGATCACCTGCTCGACGGTCTCACCATCGGCGCGCCACCCGATCCGCTTGGCCCGCTCGGGCAGAACTGGATGCTCACCACCTTCTCGCCGCGCGGCCTCGCTGAAAGCGGCTATGCGGCTTGGATCGCCACCCTCCGGTCGGCACTGAGCCGCGCCGGCGGCCTCAGGATCGACCACGCCTTCGGTCTGTCGCGCCTATGGGTGATGCCGGAAGGGCGCTCGTCGGCCGATGGTGCCTATCTCACCTATCCATTCCACGATCTCACACGCCTCGCCGCTCTCGAATCACACAGGGCGAAGGCGCTCATCGTCGCCGAAGACCTCGGCACCAAGCCTGGCGGCTTTGCCGAAGCGATCGACGCAACCGGCATGTTCGGCATGCGCGTTCTGTGGTTCGAACGGGCGCTCGACCATGGCTTCATCGGCCCTCAGGATTACCCACCGGACAGCGTCGCCATGACAGGTACCCATGACACCACCACCGTTGCCGGCTGGTGGGCGGGCCACGATCTCAACTGGGCCGAAGACCTCGGCCGCCTTCCGCTCGCTTCCAACCGTGAGAAGGAGGACGAGCGAAGGGCGTGGGACCGAGGCCTTCTTTGGGCGACTTTTGGCGGCAGCGAGCCGCGCCCACAGCCCGACGATCCAAACCCGGTGGTCGAAGCGGCGCTCCGTCACATTGGGCGGTCGCGCTCACGCCTCGCCATCGCACCCCTTGAGGACATTTTGGCGCTCGAAGAGCAGCCCAACCTGCCGGGAACCATCACCGAGCATCCCAACTGGCGCCGCCGCATGACCGCGCCGCTCGAAGACCTGCTCGCCACGCCCGACGTCACCCAGTGCATCGAAACACTGGCGGCGGCGCGCAAGGAGCCACCGGCGGGATAA
- a CDS encoding N-acetyltransferase family protein: MKVRPALPADAEGMSVVLREILAAWKSNRPCSIEHVRMFYVEHPDRIECSVVESDKGDILGFQSLKLATEGNSWGVPPGWGVIGTYVKLGAGRQGIGKTLFQATREAARKAKLPNIDATIGENNDLGLAYYEAMGFRTYRKEPGRISKVYVVFSPTDADSRGASTK, translated from the coding sequence ATGAAGGTCAGACCGGCTTTGCCGGCGGACGCCGAAGGCATGAGCGTTGTTCTTCGGGAAATACTCGCGGCCTGGAAAAGTAACCGTCCTTGCTCGATCGAGCATGTTCGCATGTTCTATGTCGAACATCCCGATAGAATAGAATGCTCAGTTGTGGAGTCCGACAAGGGAGACATCCTCGGCTTTCAGTCGCTGAAGCTCGCCACCGAAGGAAATAGCTGGGGCGTGCCACCTGGTTGGGGCGTCATTGGGACTTACGTGAAACTCGGCGCAGGACGCCAAGGTATCGGAAAGACCCTATTCCAAGCCACGCGAGAAGCAGCCCGAAAAGCGAAGTTACCGAACATCGACGCAACAATAGGCGAGAACAACGATCTTGGCCTTGCCTATTATGAGGCCATGGGATTCCGTACTTATCGTAAGGAACCGGGCAGGATTTCCAAAGTCTACGTGGTATTTTCACCAACTGACGCCGACTCTCGCGGCGCCAGCACTAAATAA